One genomic window of Fusarium keratoplasticum isolate Fu6.1 chromosome 3, whole genome shotgun sequence includes the following:
- a CDS encoding Phosphoenolpyruvate carboxykinase — MNDPVYRTASPYSEPNVKGPRSQIQASGTGLFKMLPNNVNKTSLHPTGVAPHVEHTELEQELHDKAHIDYDRVAIIPNPSVAALYEDALVYETGTAITSSGALTAYSGAKTGRSPLDKRIVQEDSSKDDIWWGPVNKPMTPEVWKINRERAVDYLNTRSRIYVIDGFAGWDEKYRIRVRVICARAYHALFMRNMLIRPSREELKDFHPDYTIYNAGKFPANRYTEGMTSGTSVAINFEQKEMVILGTEYAGEMKKGVFTVLFYEMPIKHNVLTLHSSANEGKNGDVTLFFGLSGTGKTTLSADPNRALIGDDEHCWSDNGVFNIEGGCYAKTIGLSAEKEPDIFGAIRYGSVLENVVFDPLTRDVDYDDATLTENTRCAYPIEYISNAKIPCLSPNAPSNIILLTCDARGVLPPISKLDRNQTMFHFISGYTSKMAGTEDGVTEPQATFSSCFAQPFLALHPMKYASMLADKIEQHNANAWLLNTGWVGAGFAQGGKRCPLKYTRAILDAIHSGDLAKVEYENYGVFNLQVPKTCPNVPSELLNPSKAWTAGEDSFNTEVVKLGKLFRENFTKYESEATEDVVKAGPTV; from the exons ATGAACGACCCCGTCTACAGAACAGCTTCTCCTTACTCTGAACCAAACGTCAAAGGCCCAAGGTCCCAGATTCAGGCTTCAGGAACCGGTTTATTCAAGA TGCTTCCCAACAACGTCAACAAGACTTCCCTTCACCCCACCGGTGTTGC TCCCCACGTGGAGCACAccgagctggagcaggagcTTCACGACAAGGCTCACATCGACTACGACCGTGTCGCGATT ATCCCCAACCCTTCCGTTGCTGCTCTCTACGAGGATGCTCTCGTCTACGAGACCGGTACCGCTATCACCTCCAGCGGTGCCCTGACTGCCTACTCTGGGGCCAAGACTGGCCGTTCGCCCCTCGACAAGCGAATTGTCCAGGAGGACTCTTCCAAGGACGACATCTG GTGGGGCCCCGTCAACAAGCCCATGACTCCTGAG GTCTGGAAGATCAACCGTGAGCGTGCTGTCGACTACCTCAACACCCGAAGCCGTATCTATGTCATCGATGGTTTCGCCGGCTGGGACGAGAAGTACCGCATCCGCGTCCGAGTCATCTGCGCCCGTGCCTACCATGCTCTCTTCATGCGCAACATGCTTATCCGACCCTCCcgcgaggagctcaaggacttCCACCCCGACTACACCATCTACAACGCTGGCAAGTTCCCCGCCAACCGATACACCGAGGGTATGACCTCTGGCACTTCGGTCGCCATCAACTTCgagcagaaggagatggtCATCCTCGGTACCGAGTACGCCggtgagatgaagaagggtGTCTTCACCGTCCTCTTCTACGAGATGCCTATCAAGCACAACGTCCTGACCCTCCACTCCTCCGCCAACGAGGGCAAGAACGGCGACGTCACTCTCTTCTTCGGTCTGTCCGGTACTGGCAAGACCACTCTCTCCGCCGACCCCAACCGAGCCCTGAttggtgatgacgagcaCTGCTGGAGCGACAACGGTGTCTTCAACATCGAGGGTGGCTGCTacgccaagaccatcggCCTGTCTGCTGAGAAGGAGCCCGATATTTTCGGCGCCATCCGCTACGGATCCGTCCTCGAGAACGTCGTCTTCGACCCCCTCACCCGCGATGTCGACTACGACGATGCCACCCTCACCGAGAACACTCGATGCGCCTACCCCATCGAGTACAtctccaacgccaagatccCTTGCCTGTCCCCCAACGCTCCCTccaacatcatcctcctcacctGCGACGCCCGCGGTGTTCTGCcccccatctccaagctcgaCCGCAACCAGACCATGTTCCACTTCATCTCTGGTTACACCTCCAAGATGGCCGGTACTGAGGACGGCGTCACCGAGCCCCAGGCTACCTTCTCCAGCTGCTTCGCTCAGCCCTTCCTTGCTCTGCACCCCATGAAGTACGCTTCCATGCTTGCCGACAAGATCGAGCAGCACAACGCCAACGCCTGGCTCCTCAACACCGGCTGGGTCGGTGCCGGTTTCGCCCAGGGCGGCAAGCGATGCCCCCTCAAGTACACCCGCGCCATTCTCGACGCTATCCACTCTGGCGAcctcgccaaggtcgagTACGAGAACTACGGTGTCTTTAACCTCCAGGTCCCCAAGACCTGCCCCAACGTCCCCTCggagctcctcaaccccTCCAAGGCCTGGACCGCCGGCGAggacagcttcaacaccGAGGTTGTCAAGCTGGGCAAGCTCTTCCGCGAGAACTTCACCAAGTACGAGAGCGAGGCCACCGAGGACGTTGTCAAGGCCGGCCCCACTGTCTAA